A stretch of Lentibacillus sp. JNUCC-1 DNA encodes these proteins:
- a CDS encoding acyl-CoA thioesterase yields MKSISYIEDFDQWKRSFLFSIQIKVRFSETDMFGHVNNVSAFTYFEEARIEYLKSLGFFSDSSDEQNVPVVADLQCDYHQQMYFDDRLNVYVKAHYIGTTSVDIHYMVVNEKEDLCLTGRGRLVYINKHSGKPVAIDENLKEKLLVR; encoded by the coding sequence AGTCAATCTCTTATATTGAAGATTTTGATCAATGGAAGCGTTCATTTTTATTTTCAATTCAGATTAAAGTCCGTTTTTCTGAAACGGATATGTTTGGTCATGTGAATAATGTATCCGCCTTCACTTACTTTGAAGAAGCACGAATTGAATATTTGAAATCACTCGGCTTTTTCAGTGATTCTTCCGATGAGCAAAACGTACCTGTAGTTGCGGACCTTCAGTGTGATTATCATCAGCAAATGTATTTTGATGACAGATTAAATGTTTATGTAAAGGCCCATTATATCGGAACAACATCTGTGGATATCCATTATATGGTTGTTAATGAAAAAGAAGATCTTTGTCTTACAGGCAGAGGAAGACTGGTTTATATTAACAAACACAGTGGAAAACCAGTTGCCATTGATGAAAATCTAAAAGAAAAACTTTTAGTTCGTTAG
- a CDS encoding helix-turn-helix domain-containing protein codes for MEDNTYKPKQLLTKREKEVFELLVQDKTTKDIAQDLFISEKTVRNHISNTIQKLGVKGRSQAVIELLRMGELKL; via the coding sequence TTGGAGGACAACACGTATAAACCAAAGCAGCTATTGACCAAGCGAGAAAAAGAGGTATTCGAGCTACTGGTACAGGATAAAACAACAAAAGACATTGCCCAGGATTTATTTATATCTGAGAAAACAGTCCGCAACCATATTTCAAACACGATTCAAAAGCTGGGTGTCAAAGGGCGATCACAAGCTGTAATTGAGCTACTCCGCATGGGGGAGCTTAAGCTGTAA
- a CDS encoding MarR family winged helix-turn-helix transcriptional regulator codes for MTKPDDQVPIENIEKKLRYIAGAIKLNGRKILNNYPITSPQFAALQWLIDDENLTIGELSKKIGLAFSTTTDLVDRMENNALVKRVRDEKDRRVVRIQVEDKGKVIIKEVIKKRQAYLGEVLASFSMEDSLTLNTMLSDLYEQMKIKQHQENN; via the coding sequence GTGACTAAACCAGACGACCAAGTACCTATTGAAAACATTGAAAAAAAACTTCGCTATATTGCCGGTGCAATCAAATTGAATGGCCGTAAAATCTTGAATAATTACCCAATCACATCCCCGCAATTTGCCGCATTGCAATGGTTAATTGACGATGAAAATCTAACCATTGGTGAACTGTCCAAAAAGATCGGACTCGCATTCAGCACAACGACGGATCTTGTGGACCGCATGGAGAACAACGCTCTTGTAAAACGAGTTAGAGATGAAAAAGATCGGCGAGTGGTAAGAATTCAAGTTGAAGACAAGGGCAAAGTTATTATAAAAGAAGTTATCAAAAAAAGACAGGCGTACTTAGGAGAGGTTTTGGCTTCTTTCTCCATGGAGGATTCTTTAACTTTAAACACAATGCTGAGTGACCTGTATGAACAGATGAAGATTAAACAACATCAAGAAAACAACTAA